One genomic region from Mesorhizobium terrae encodes:
- the cysT gene encoding sulfate ABC transporter permease subunit CysT has protein sequence MTMAPAQAGWRFRQPSVIPGFGLTLGFSLVYLTLIILIPLTGLVWRSAALGWTDFWHIVTAPRTLKALQISFGTALIAAAINVVFGTLVAWVLVRYKFPGRRIVDAMVDLPFALPTAVAGIALTTLYAPNGWLGAPLMQAGIKVAYTPLGIVIALVFVSLPFVVRTVEPIIEEIDKEVEEAAATLGASRFQTITKVLFPGLAPAIITGFALAFARGVGEFGSVIFIAGNLPNVTEIAPLLIVIRLEEFNYAAATAIAATMLGLSFALLLVINLLQSWSRKRYG, from the coding sequence ATGACCATGGCACCCGCGCAGGCGGGGTGGCGGTTCAGGCAGCCGAGTGTCATTCCGGGTTTCGGACTGACGCTCGGCTTCTCGCTTGTCTACCTCACCCTCATCATCCTCATCCCGCTGACCGGGCTGGTCTGGCGTTCGGCTGCCCTGGGCTGGACCGATTTCTGGCATATCGTGACAGCGCCGCGCACGCTGAAGGCACTGCAGATCAGCTTCGGCACCGCGCTGATCGCCGCCGCCATCAACGTCGTCTTCGGCACACTCGTCGCCTGGGTGCTGGTGCGCTACAAATTCCCCGGCCGCCGCATCGTCGACGCGATGGTCGACTTGCCTTTCGCCTTGCCGACCGCCGTTGCTGGTATCGCGCTGACCACGCTCTACGCGCCGAATGGCTGGCTGGGTGCGCCGCTGATGCAGGCCGGCATCAAGGTCGCCTACACGCCGCTCGGCATCGTCATCGCCCTTGTTTTCGTCAGCCTGCCCTTCGTGGTGCGCACCGTCGAGCCGATCATCGAAGAGATCGACAAGGAGGTCGAGGAAGCCGCCGCGACGCTCGGCGCCAGTCGTTTCCAGACCATCACCAAGGTGCTCTTTCCCGGCCTCGCACCTGCCATCATCACCGGTTTCGCACTCGCCTTCGCGCGTGGCGTCGGCGAGTTCGGCTCGGTCATCTTCATCGCCGGCAACCTACCCAACGTCACCGAAATCGCGCCGCTGCTCATCGTCATCCGGTTGGAGGAATTCAACTACGCCGCCGCCACCGCGATTGCCGCCACCATGCTCGGTCTCTCCTTCGCCCTGCTGCTCGTCATCAACCTCCTCCAGTCATGGAGCCGCAAGCGCTATGGCTGA
- a CDS encoding sulfate ABC transporter substrate-binding protein: MTNPHFKKLLGALIAGSVQFGALGFAFADTTILNVSYDPTRELYKQFDEAFAVHWKKETGETVTIQQSHGGSGAQARAVIDGLDADVVTLALEGDINAISSKSKKINPDWRTKFENNSAPYTSTIIFLVRKGNPKGIKDWDDLVKEGVQVITPNPKTSGGARWNYLAAWAYANAKDGNNEAKTKEFISNLYSHVPVLDTGARGSTVTFAQKGLGDVLLAWENEAYLALDEFGADKFDVVYPPTSILAEPPVAVVDANVDAKGTRKVAEAYLKYLYSKEGQTLIAKNHYRPAKPDLVPAEDLAKLPQIKLVTIDDPQFGGWKKAQPYHFADGGIFDQVYKPAQ, encoded by the coding sequence ATGACCAACCCTCATTTCAAGAAGCTGCTCGGCGCGCTCATCGCCGGTTCTGTCCAATTCGGCGCGCTCGGTTTCGCATTCGCCGACACGACCATCCTGAATGTATCCTATGACCCGACCCGCGAACTCTACAAACAGTTCGACGAAGCCTTCGCCGTCCACTGGAAGAAGGAGACCGGCGAGACCGTGACCATACAGCAATCGCATGGCGGCTCCGGCGCGCAGGCCCGCGCCGTCATCGACGGTCTCGATGCCGATGTCGTCACGCTTGCCCTGGAAGGCGACATCAACGCGATCTCCTCGAAATCGAAGAAGATCAACCCAGACTGGCGCACCAAGTTCGAGAACAATTCGGCCCCTTACACCTCCACCATCATCTTCCTGGTGCGCAAGGGCAACCCGAAGGGCATCAAGGACTGGGACGATCTGGTCAAAGAAGGCGTGCAGGTCATCACGCCGAACCCGAAGACATCCGGAGGCGCGCGCTGGAACTATCTGGCCGCTTGGGCCTATGCCAATGCCAAGGACGGCAACAACGAGGCCAAGACCAAGGAATTCATCTCCAACCTCTATTCGCATGTTCCCGTGCTCGACACCGGAGCGCGCGGCTCTACCGTCACCTTCGCGCAGAAGGGTCTGGGCGACGTGCTTCTGGCCTGGGAAAACGAGGCTTACCTGGCGCTCGACGAATTCGGCGCCGACAAATTCGACGTCGTCTATCCGCCGACCTCGATCCTCGCCGAACCGCCGGTCGCCGTGGTCGACGCCAATGTCGACGCCAAGGGCACCCGCAAGGTCGCAGAAGCCTATCTGAAATACCTTTATTCCAAGGAAGGCCAGACGCTGATCGCCAAGAACCACTATCGTCCGGCCAAGCCCGACCTGGTGCCGGCGGAAGATCTCGCCAAGCTGCCGCAGATCAAGCTGGTCACCATCGACGATCCGCAATTCGGCGGCTGGAAGAAAGCGCAGCCTTATCATTTCGCCGACGGTGGTATATTCGACCAGGTCTACAAGCCGGCGCAGTGA